The Cylindrospermopsis curvispora GIHE-G1 genome contains a region encoding:
- the ald gene encoding alanine dehydrogenase, with product MQIGVPKETKDQEFRVGLTPASVRVITENNHSVFVETMAGYGAGFTDEDYLAAGAQIVGSAESAWHQDLVVKVKEPLKSEYQFLRKDLLLFTYLHLAADRELTEHLIDSGTCAIAYETVEQVGANRLPLLTPMSIIAGRLAVQFGARFLESQQGGRGVLLGGVPGVKFGKVVILGGGVVGTEAAKIAVGMGAGVQILDVNVERLSYLETLFGSRVELLYSNSAQIEAVVREADLLIGAVLIPGKKAPILVPRKLVKQMRPGSVIVDVAVDQGGCVETLYPTSHSTPVYVDEGVIHYGVPNMPGAVPWTSTQALNNSTLPYVLQLANLGLEALEVNSALAKGLNIKNHHLLHPAVQEVFPDL from the coding sequence ATGCAAATTGGTGTTCCTAAAGAAACTAAAGATCAGGAATTTCGCGTAGGGTTAACCCCTGCCAGTGTACGTGTTATTACTGAAAATAACCATAGTGTATTTGTCGAAACTATGGCTGGTTATGGTGCGGGCTTTACGGATGAAGATTACCTGGCAGCAGGGGCACAAATAGTAGGATCTGCTGAATCAGCATGGCACCAAGATCTAGTTGTTAAGGTCAAAGAGCCATTAAAAAGTGAGTACCAATTTTTACGAAAGGATTTATTACTGTTTACCTATTTACATTTAGCTGCTGACAGGGAACTAACAGAACATTTGATAGATTCGGGAACTTGTGCAATTGCTTACGAAACTGTGGAGCAGGTGGGTGCCAATAGACTCCCCTTACTGACACCAATGAGTATTATTGCAGGAAGATTAGCAGTACAATTTGGTGCCAGGTTTTTGGAAAGTCAACAGGGAGGGAGAGGAGTGCTTTTGGGTGGTGTTCCCGGGGTTAAGTTCGGTAAAGTGGTAATTTTAGGCGGTGGTGTGGTGGGAACAGAAGCTGCTAAAATTGCTGTGGGTATGGGCGCTGGGGTACAAATTTTAGATGTAAATGTGGAGCGACTCTCCTATTTAGAAACCCTATTTGGCTCGAGAGTGGAACTACTCTACAGCAATTCTGCCCAAATAGAAGCAGTTGTTAGAGAAGCTGATTTGCTAATTGGTGCAGTGTTAATCCCAGGAAAAAAAGCCCCAATTTTAGTTCCTCGGAAATTGGTCAAACAAATGCGTCCTGGGTCTGTAATTGTGGATGTAGCTGTAGATCAGGGTGGATGTGTGGAAACTTTATACCCCACATCTCACAGCACCCCAGTGTATGTTGATGAAGGCGTTATACACTATGGTGTCCCTAATATGCCAGGAGCTGTTCCTTGGACATCTACACAAGCACTAAACAACAGTACTTTACCATATGTGTTACAACTAGCTAACTTAGGACTGGAAGCCCTGGAGGTTAACTCAGCTTTAGCCAAAGGTTTAAATATCAAAAATCATCATCTCTTACACCCTGCGGTACAGGAAGTGTTCCCCGATTTATAG
- the hisS gene encoding histidine--tRNA ligase, which produces MTRNEKINFATPSGFPEFLPGEKRLELYLLDTIRKVFESYGFTPIETPAVERLEVLQAKGNQGDNIIYGIEPILPPNRQLERDKSGETGAEARALKFDQTVPLAAYIARHLNELTFPFARYQMDMVFRGERAKDGRFRQFRQCDIDVVGRDKLSLLYDAQMPAIITEIFAAINIGDFVIRINNRKILSGFFQSLGVAQEQIKTCIGIVDNLEKIGEAQVQQDLEKSGISSEQSRKIIEFINIDGNVDDVLDKLKHLAVNLPQAEGFNLGVSELEAVIDGVNNLGVPSQRFCIDLSIARGLNYYTGTVYETTLIGHESLGSICSGGRYEELVGIFLGEKMPGVGISIGLSRLINRLLKADILQKLPPTPAQVMVVNIQEDLMPIYLQVSQQLRRGGINVVTNFEKKQLGKQFQLADKQGIRFCVIIGSQEAVNAKSCLKDLSTGEQIEVPLSNLATTLQQILQPTPSHGG; this is translated from the coding sequence ATGACAAGAAACGAGAAAATTAACTTTGCTACTCCCAGTGGGTTTCCCGAATTTCTCCCCGGGGAAAAGCGGCTAGAATTATACTTACTAGACACCATTCGTAAAGTATTTGAGAGTTATGGTTTTACACCCATAGAAACACCAGCAGTAGAAAGGCTAGAGGTACTACAAGCCAAAGGTAATCAAGGGGATAATATCATATATGGAATTGAGCCAATTCTACCACCGAACCGCCAGTTAGAAAGAGATAAATCCGGCGAAACTGGTGCGGAAGCTAGGGCTTTAAAATTTGATCAAACTGTTCCTTTAGCTGCTTATATAGCTCGTCATTTAAATGAATTGACTTTCCCCTTTGCCCGTTATCAAATGGATATGGTATTTAGGGGTGAACGGGCAAAAGATGGGCGTTTTCGACAGTTTCGTCAGTGTGACATTGATGTAGTTGGTCGAGACAAGCTAAGTTTGTTATACGATGCCCAAATGCCAGCAATTATCACAGAAATATTTGCAGCCATTAATATTGGTGATTTTGTCATTCGTATTAATAACCGCAAAATTCTCTCGGGCTTTTTTCAATCTCTGGGGGTTGCCCAGGAGCAAATTAAAACTTGTATTGGTATTGTTGATAACCTAGAAAAAATTGGTGAAGCTCAAGTTCAACAGGATCTAGAAAAATCCGGTATTTCCTCCGAACAAAGCAGAAAGATAATTGAATTTATCAACATTGATGGCAATGTGGATGATGTTTTAGACAAACTCAAACATCTAGCAGTAAATTTACCCCAAGCAGAAGGATTTAACTTAGGAGTAAGTGAATTAGAAGCAGTCATTGATGGAGTGAATAATTTAGGAGTACCCAGCCAACGTTTCTGTATTGATTTATCCATTGCGCGTGGATTAAACTACTATACGGGAACCGTTTATGAAACCACCCTAATTGGACATGAATCCCTCGGTAGTATTTGTTCTGGTGGTAGATATGAAGAATTAGTGGGAATATTTTTGGGTGAAAAAATGCCAGGAGTAGGGATCTCCATAGGACTATCTAGACTAATTAATCGATTATTAAAAGCGGATATTTTACAGAAATTACCACCCACACCCGCTCAAGTAATGGTAGTAAATATCCAAGAAGACCTAATGCCCATTTATTTACAGGTGTCACAACAATTAAGACGAGGGGGAATTAATGTTGTCACTAACTTTGAGAAAAAACAATTAGGTAAGCAATTTCAGTTAGCAGATAAACAGGGAATTAGATTTTGTGTCATCATTGGTAGTCAGGAAGCTGTTAACGCCAAATCATGCTTAAAGGATTTGAGTACGGGAGAGCAAATAGAAGTACCTTTGTCCAACTTAGCTACAACTTTGCAACAAATACTACAACCTACACCATCCCATGGGGGGTGA
- a CDS encoding chlorophyll a/b-binding protein: MTEPQPTITPKLEEPKFGFNEYAERLNGRAAMIGFILMVVIEYVTNQGVLAWLGLK, encoded by the coding sequence ATGACAGAACCACAACCAACCATTACCCCTAAATTGGAAGAACCCAAATTTGGTTTCAATGAGTATGCTGAAAGATTAAATGGAAGAGCAGCAATGATTGGTTTTATTTTAATGGTAGTGATTGAATATGTGACTAATCAAGGCGTGTTAGCTTGGTTAGGCTTGAAATAG
- a CDS encoding PP2C family protein-serine/threonine phosphatase: MSQFPSQSTEINSSATRDVTPMVALKEIVARLHREQNKIQELLSSLGFALRSFNNLNQFLELIPFMAAKVTDADGSALFLYKPNGQVTLEQLHWQDSQQRKSIRKALEIASSQITLFPSSVPLATTGILDDQMQMYLGPDVQVFGTAIIVKHTERGWLYVLSRDPDYSWTETRQKLVRLVADQTAVAIGNDELSVELRKKELLDQELEIAAEIQRRLLPRLCPNIPGAVLAARFKPANRVGGDYYDFIATNHTTNYPSYPHHLSQENTCWALVIADVMGKGVPAGLIMTMLRGMLRGEVLHGNSAAGILQNLNRVMYADLENSNRFVTMFYSEYDPKTRVLSYSNAAHNPPLWWHAASRTVTRLDTMGMLIGLDANSQYENGQALLEPGDTVIYYTDGLTDAAAASGDRFSEDNFITSFSAACRYCNGPQEIADYLFDKVQEFIGTEKQNTDDMTLVVLQISQDDEP; encoded by the coding sequence GTGTCCCAATTTCCTTCTCAATCCACAGAAATCAATAGTAGTGCCACTAGAGATGTCACCCCAATGGTGGCACTAAAAGAGATTGTGGCTAGGTTACATCGGGAACAGAACAAAATTCAAGAGCTGCTGAGTTCTCTGGGATTTGCCCTGAGAAGTTTCAACAATTTAAATCAGTTTCTGGAACTAATTCCGTTTATGGCTGCTAAGGTAACGGATGCGGATGGCAGTGCCCTGTTTCTGTATAAACCCAATGGTCAAGTTACCTTAGAACAGTTACATTGGCAAGATAGTCAGCAGCGGAAAAGTATCCGTAAAGCCCTGGAAATTGCCAGTAGTCAAATTACCCTTTTCCCCAGTTCAGTGCCACTCGCAACCACTGGCATACTGGATGACCAGATGCAAATGTATTTGGGTCCAGATGTACAGGTTTTTGGTACGGCAATTATAGTTAAACATACAGAAAGAGGTTGGCTATATGTTCTAAGTCGGGATCCTGATTACAGTTGGACAGAAACCAGGCAAAAACTAGTGAGACTGGTTGCTGATCAAACCGCAGTAGCTATTGGCAATGATGAATTGTCCGTAGAGCTACGGAAAAAAGAACTGTTGGATCAAGAACTGGAAATCGCAGCGGAAATCCAGCGGAGACTTTTACCCCGTTTATGTCCTAATATTCCTGGTGCGGTCTTAGCTGCACGTTTTAAACCAGCCAATCGCGTGGGAGGAGATTATTATGATTTTATTGCCACCAATCACACCACCAATTATCCGTCCTATCCCCACCATCTGAGTCAGGAAAACACCTGTTGGGCTCTAGTGATTGCGGATGTGATGGGTAAAGGTGTTCCCGCAGGTTTAATTATGACCATGTTGCGAGGAATGCTCAGGGGTGAGGTACTTCATGGTAATTCAGCAGCAGGAATTTTGCAGAATTTAAACCGGGTCATGTATGCTGATTTAGAAAATTCCAACCGCTTTGTAACTATGTTCTATTCTGAATATGACCCAAAAACCCGGGTCTTGTCTTATAGTAATGCTGCCCATAACCCACCTCTGTGGTGGCATGCCGCATCCAGAACTGTGACTAGACTGGACACAATGGGTATGCTTATTGGTCTTGATGCTAACAGTCAATATGAAAATGGTCAAGCTCTCTTAGAACCGGGTGATACTGTAATTTATTATACTGATGGTTTAACGGATGCCGCAGCTGCAAGTGGCGATCGCTTTAGTGAAGATAATTTCATTACTTCATTTAGTGCTGCTTGTCGCTATTGTAATGGGCCCCAAGAAATAGCGGATTATTTATTTGATAAAGTGCAGGAATTTATTGGCACTGAAAAACAAAATACTGATGACATGACCCTAGTAGTTCTGCAAATTTCCCAGGATGATGAACCATAA
- a CDS encoding pyridoxine 5'-phosphate synthase — MPTLGVNIDHIATIRQARRTIEPDPIVAAVLAELGGADGITAHLREDRRHIQDRDVRLLRQTVRTHLNLEMAATDEMLAIALDIKPDYVTLVPEKREEITTEGGLDILGQIARIGMIVDKLQNANIPVSLFIDAEPAQIAAAVKVQAKFIELHTGKYAEAKDETTRHQELALLAKGCEQAIAAGLRVNAGHGLTYWNVFPVAALPGMEELNIGHTIISRAALVGIERAVREMKQAMGA, encoded by the coding sequence GTGCCTACACTGGGTGTAAATATTGATCATATAGCCACCATTCGTCAAGCCAGACGCACTATCGAACCAGATCCTATAGTTGCGGCGGTGCTAGCAGAGTTAGGGGGTGCAGATGGGATTACTGCCCATTTAAGGGAGGATAGAAGACATATTCAAGATAGAGATGTGCGGTTATTAAGACAAACAGTCAGAACCCACCTAAATTTAGAAATGGCCGCCACTGATGAAATGTTAGCCATAGCTTTAGACATCAAACCGGATTATGTCACCCTAGTTCCGGAAAAACGCGAAGAAATCACCACGGAAGGTGGTTTGGATATTCTGGGACAAATTGCTAGAATAGGGATGATAGTGGACAAATTGCAAAATGCTAACATTCCGGTGAGTTTGTTTATTGATGCTGAACCTGCACAAATTGCGGCTGCTGTCAAGGTGCAGGCGAAGTTTATCGAACTACACACAGGAAAATATGCCGAGGCTAAAGATGAAACTACTCGTCACCAAGAACTAGCTTTATTAGCCAAGGGATGCGAGCAGGCTATTGCTGCTGGTTTACGTGTTAATGCTGGTCATGGACTCACATATTGGAATGTGTTTCCTGTAGCAGCACTTCCAGGGATGGAGGAGTTAAATATTGGTCATACTATTATTAGTCGAGCTGCATTAGTGGGAATAGAAAGAGCAGTACGAGAAATGAAACAGGCAATGGGAGCATGA
- a CDS encoding c-type cytochrome → MDKQLTKTEIAVHWIPLLALVIIIVVPITIFTVDMVNISDPYVKNVLSLVGDPERGEAIFRTNCAGCHGWQGNGLVGPSLKDVSKRKSTYGLIHQVISGETPPMPKFQPGLQEMADLLSYLEGI, encoded by the coding sequence TTGGATAAGCAGCTAACAAAAACCGAGATTGCCGTTCACTGGATACCCTTATTGGCTTTAGTGATAATAATTGTTGTTCCTATAACTATTTTTACGGTTGATATGGTAAATATATCGGATCCTTATGTAAAAAATGTGTTATCTCTAGTGGGAGATCCAGAACGAGGAGAAGCCATTTTTAGAACAAATTGTGCTGGTTGTCACGGTTGGCAAGGAAATGGACTGGTTGGTCCGAGCTTAAAAGATGTCTCCAAGCGCAAGTCCACTTATGGCTTGATTCACCAGGTAATTAGTGGGGAAACGCCTCCCATGCCTAAGTTTCAGCCTGGTTTGCAGGAAATGGCAGATCTGTTAAGTTATTTAGAAGGTATTTAA
- a CDS encoding DUF3370 domain-containing protein gives MLLVLPDLILAQANPTASPEVIQNQQVRSLPGSLDNVPVFNSNSPELVLREGILLSTFPPQDKKNPRAHLNFPFRGRFDVFSHHVAKADPPENLRSLYHAIILHNPSQNTATVNILHAASYLSQPDAPFIPLESLLPNYSGMVFAGPGSRVMSDILRGKRQEKFPPQIIIPPGESRILLNLPIPVGGLTPPLNGRSTYMRLWSNQTVYAASLAMFAKLNADGSERAPNQAEWEDLLNNGDLSTPRDKVPTPIEGTAKPTIYGRVAGVARGSQWRGFIADTPQSAYLTIPEPGRAFSYVLSTLHGGALGTGQIQSAPMLVRYADTAYFAHGNYGIQYSLRLPLWNNSTTQQNVTLALQTPIKENQLTNPGLRFFTTPQRQVFFRGTVRIRYQNEKGQPATKFVHLVQTRGQVGVPLMSVNIKPGASSLVDVDFLYPPDASPPQVLTLSTQN, from the coding sequence ATGTTGTTAGTATTACCGGATCTGATCCTTGCCCAAGCAAATCCCACCGCATCACCAGAGGTGATACAAAATCAACAAGTGCGGTCTTTACCAGGAAGTTTAGATAATGTTCCAGTGTTTAATAGCAATAGTCCCGAACTGGTATTAAGAGAAGGAATTTTACTTTCTACCTTTCCCCCGCAAGACAAGAAAAATCCCAGGGCCCATCTAAATTTCCCATTTCGTGGGCGATTTGATGTTTTTTCCCATCACGTGGCTAAAGCGGATCCACCAGAAAACTTACGTTCCCTGTATCACGCTATAATTTTACATAACCCTAGTCAAAATACCGCCACTGTAAACATACTGCACGCTGCCAGTTATTTAAGTCAGCCCGATGCACCCTTCATTCCCTTAGAATCTTTACTTCCTAACTACTCTGGAATGGTTTTTGCAGGTCCTGGTAGTCGGGTAATGTCTGATATATTAAGAGGAAAACGACAAGAAAAATTCCCCCCTCAAATAATCATTCCCCCAGGGGAAAGTCGAATTTTATTAAATTTACCAATTCCCGTGGGGGGACTGACACCTCCCCTCAATGGCCGTTCAACTTATATGCGATTATGGAGTAATCAAACTGTTTATGCTGCCAGTTTAGCCATGTTCGCTAAATTAAATGCTGACGGTAGTGAACGGGCTCCAAACCAAGCGGAATGGGAAGATTTACTCAATAATGGGGATTTATCCACTCCTAGGGATAAAGTTCCCACCCCCATTGAGGGAACTGCTAAACCAACCATTTATGGTAGGGTTGCAGGAGTTGCTCGTGGTTCCCAATGGCGAGGATTCATAGCAGACACTCCCCAGAGCGCATATCTAACTATTCCCGAACCAGGTCGGGCTTTTTCATACGTTTTAAGTACCCTACATGGTGGTGCGCTAGGCACAGGACAAATTCAAAGCGCACCCATGTTAGTTAGGTATGCTGACACTGCTTATTTTGCCCATGGTAACTATGGCATTCAATATAGTTTAAGACTACCTCTGTGGAATAACTCCACCACCCAACAGAATGTCACCCTAGCTTTACAGACACCGATTAAAGAAAATCAGCTCACCAATCCTGGTTTACGCTTTTTTACTACTCCCCAACGGCAAGTTTTTTTTAGGGGGACTGTGCGCATACGCTACCAAAACGAAAAGGGTCAACCCGCAACCAAATTCGTGCATTTAGTTCAAACCAGAGGTCAAGTGGGAGTTCCTCTAATGTCTGTAAATATTAAACCGGGAGCTTCTTCCTTAGTGGATGTGGATTTTCTTTATCCCCCGGATGCATCTCCCCCACAGGTATTAACCTTGTCAACACAAAACTAG
- the petG gene encoding cytochrome b6-f complex subunit V: protein MVEPLLSGIVLGLIFVTLSGLFYAAYRQYKRPSGLGG from the coding sequence GTGGTTGAACCCCTACTGTCGGGAATTGTTCTGGGTTTGATTTTCGTCACCCTGAGCGGACTTTTTTATGCTGCTTACAGGCAGTACAAACGACCTAGTGGATTAGGTGGTTAA
- the rsmD gene encoding 16S rRNA (guanine(966)-N(2))-methyltransferase RsmD produces MSLRIYGNRLLKTLPGKNTRPTSGRVREAVFNIWQGNIDQCRWLDLCAGSGSMGAEALCRGAKLVVGIERSSHACAIIQENWQRLVAEQQVFHILRGDVLQQLKKLSGQTFDRIYFDPPYASDLYDQVLNAIARFKLLHKHGEVAVEHSSDFKVPIIPVWQVIRQRNYGNTSLTFYSCREESESDGVLYYDMSPSLGTHN; encoded by the coding sequence ATGAGCTTGAGAATTTACGGGAATCGTCTGTTGAAAACTTTGCCAGGAAAAAACACCAGACCCACCAGTGGAAGAGTGCGCGAAGCAGTTTTTAATATTTGGCAGGGAAACATTGACCAGTGTCGCTGGTTAGATCTATGTGCTGGTAGTGGTTCTATGGGTGCTGAGGCTTTATGTAGAGGCGCTAAGTTAGTTGTGGGCATTGAAAGGTCTAGTCACGCCTGTGCAATTATTCAAGAAAACTGGCAACGTCTGGTTGCTGAGCAGCAGGTATTTCATATCCTGCGGGGAGATGTTCTTCAACAGTTAAAAAAACTATCGGGTCAAACATTTGATCGGATATACTTTGACCCCCCCTACGCAAGTGATTTATATGACCAAGTTTTAAATGCGATCGCGAGATTTAAACTTTTACATAAACATGGGGAAGTAGCAGTAGAACATAGCAGTGATTTTAAAGTTCCAATAATACCTGTATGGCAGGTTATTCGCCAGAGGAATTATGGTAACACATCATTAACTTTTTATAGCTGTAGAGAAGAGTCTGAAAGTGATGGGGTACTGTATTATGATATGTCCCCATCACTGGGAACTCACAACTGA
- the ftsY gene encoding signal recognition particle-docking protein FtsY, which produces MSFNWFRRQHDDSSASTETQVQSETSSDQEVSPESAPETIIDPADLLAYAKAAYKNIQQKQQSQDQESTTVTDEASSVTTSETSEIPQITQEIEEISEESSVIKDEIPVTSRDVGSDTDHTPSEVGIDGQPQLSFLERATADRQAKQERLIATAVEVPEPETTVMPSVSITIAIPELEFDDGFVWSAEVLAAQGRRAEDISIEEITWLKKLRQGLDKTRRNILNQLKAIVGQGPLNQDAVAEIEGILLQADVGVEATDLIIQSLQKKLRDEVTPPEQAIAYLKQILRDMLEKPLESSPRSGFAPEKDKLTIWLITGVNGAGKTTTIGKIAHLAQKSGYNCLIAAADTFRAAAVEQVKVWGSRSGVEVIANPGKNTDPAAIVFDAIAAAQSRKTELLLVDTAGRLQNKKNLMDELSKIRRIIDKKAADARVESLLVLDSTLGQNGLRQAEVFSQAAQLSGVVLTKLDGTAKGGVALAVVQQLGLPIRFIGAGEGIEDLRPFSSYEFVEALLN; this is translated from the coding sequence ATGTCATTTAACTGGTTTCGCCGTCAACATGATGATTCTTCCGCTAGTACGGAAACTCAAGTACAAAGTGAAACTTCGTCTGATCAGGAAGTGTCACCAGAATCAGCTCCGGAAACAATAATCGATCCAGCGGATCTGTTAGCCTATGCCAAAGCTGCTTATAAAAATATTCAGCAAAAACAACAGTCTCAAGACCAAGAAAGTACGACTGTAACTGATGAAGCATCTTCAGTTACAACCAGTGAAACTTCGGAAATCCCTCAAATTACCCAAGAAATTGAGGAAATATCAGAGGAAAGCTCCGTCATTAAAGATGAGATTCCGGTGACCAGTAGGGATGTCGGTTCAGACACGGACCATACTCCATCGGAGGTGGGAATTGATGGCCAGCCGCAATTATCCTTTTTAGAGAGAGCAACTGCAGATAGACAGGCTAAACAAGAGAGATTAATTGCCACTGCTGTGGAGGTTCCTGAACCGGAAACTACGGTTATGCCTAGCGTTAGCATCACTATAGCAATTCCTGAATTAGAATTTGACGATGGCTTTGTTTGGTCAGCAGAGGTTCTAGCCGCCCAGGGTAGACGAGCAGAAGATATTTCTATAGAGGAAATTACCTGGTTGAAAAAACTGCGTCAGGGACTAGATAAGACTAGACGTAATATCCTAAATCAGTTAAAGGCTATTGTTGGACAAGGCCCCTTAAATCAAGATGCAGTAGCAGAAATTGAGGGAATACTGCTACAGGCTGATGTAGGTGTTGAAGCCACCGATCTGATTATTCAGTCCCTCCAGAAAAAACTTCGCGATGAGGTTACCCCCCCCGAACAAGCAATTGCCTATCTCAAGCAAATCCTGAGGGATATGCTGGAGAAACCTCTGGAATCATCACCTAGATCGGGTTTTGCTCCAGAAAAAGACAAACTCACTATTTGGTTAATTACAGGGGTGAATGGTGCTGGTAAAACCACAACTATTGGTAAAATCGCTCACCTAGCTCAGAAATCTGGGTATAACTGTTTGATTGCTGCTGCTGATACTTTCCGCGCTGCTGCTGTGGAGCAGGTCAAAGTTTGGGGAAGTAGAAGTGGTGTAGAAGTTATTGCTAACCCTGGTAAAAATACTGACCCTGCTGCTATTGTATTTGATGCGATCGCAGCTGCCCAATCACGGAAAACGGAATTACTGTTAGTAGACACAGCAGGGAGACTACAAAACAAGAAAAACCTGATGGATGAACTGAGCAAGATTCGTCGAATTATTGACAAGAAAGCCGCTGATGCCCGTGTAGAGTCGCTGTTGGTCTTAGATTCCACCTTAGGACAAAACGGACTGCGACAAGCTGAAGTTTTTTCTCAAGCTGCTCAACTTAGCGGTGTTGTTTTAACCAAGTTAGATGGCACAGCCAAAGGGGGAGTAGCCTTGGCGGTGGTGCAACAGTTAGGTTTACCCATTCGCTTTATAGGTGCTGGGGAAGGAATTGAGGATCTACGTCCATTCTCCAGTTATGAGTTTGTGGAGGCCCTTTTAAACTAA
- the hisH gene encoding imidazole glycerol phosphate synthase subunit HisH, whose amino-acid sequence MPVVAVVDYDMGNLHSVCKALEKAGAIARVTACGKELARADAIVLPGVGAFDPAMQNLRSRNLEQPIKDIVTSGKPFLGICLGLQILFESSAEGNEPGLGIIRGKVRRFRPEPGIAIPQMGWNQLQLTQPKSILWEHLPSQPWVYFVHSYYVDPLEPEVQSATVTHGSQTVTAAIARENLLAVQFHPEKSSNIGLQVLSNFVAQVREKIPA is encoded by the coding sequence ATGCCAGTCGTTGCAGTCGTAGATTACGATATGGGAAATTTACACTCGGTCTGCAAAGCTTTGGAAAAAGCTGGGGCAATTGCCAGGGTAACTGCTTGTGGCAAGGAATTAGCTCGAGCAGATGCTATAGTTTTACCAGGGGTGGGAGCTTTTGATCCGGCTATGCAAAATTTGCGCTCCCGTAATTTAGAACAGCCTATAAAAGATATCGTCACCTCTGGGAAACCTTTCTTGGGCATTTGTTTAGGACTGCAAATTCTATTTGAATCCAGTGCAGAGGGAAACGAACCAGGACTGGGAATTATTCGGGGAAAGGTACGACGATTCCGACCAGAACCTGGTATTGCTATCCCTCAGATGGGCTGGAATCAACTACAACTGACTCAACCCAAAAGCATTTTGTGGGAACACTTGCCATCTCAACCCTGGGTCTATTTTGTTCACTCCTACTATGTTGATCCCCTTGAACCAGAAGTTCAGTCCGCAACGGTTACCCACGGTAGTCAAACCGTCACCGCTGCGATCGCTCGAGAAAATCTTCTGGCGGTTCAATTCCACCCCGAAAAATCCTCTAATATTGGACTGCAGGTCCTGTCAAATTTTGTGGCTCAAGTTCGTGAAAAAATTCCTGCTTAA
- the nusB gene encoding transcription antitermination factor NusB, producing MQPRKPQQIARELALLSLSQLPVNPKKLQKLPDDQLMAKLVLGAVRTLTAEVQDTLNSAAAELQRSNDRLLTSQTRASDLNTARIMLQEAIGCTQTAINQLGLAVDFPELIQLANQDKEVRNYAKEIVVTVDENRPILDQIISQALVDWQVTRLAQIDRDILQIAVAEMKFMEVPPSIAINEAVELAKRYSGDDGHRFINGVLRRVTDQKQPA from the coding sequence ATGCAACCTCGTAAACCCCAACAAATAGCTAGAGAACTAGCACTACTAAGTCTTAGTCAGTTGCCAGTTAATCCTAAAAAATTGCAGAAACTACCAGATGACCAACTAATGGCCAAGCTTGTTCTTGGTGCTGTCCGCACTTTAACTGCAGAAGTACAGGATACGTTAAATAGTGCTGCTGCTGAACTACAACGTAGTAATGACCGTTTATTAACTAGTCAAACCCGTGCATCTGACTTAAATACGGCCAGAATAATGCTTCAAGAAGCCATTGGCTGCACTCAAACAGCTATTAATCAATTGGGTTTAGCTGTTGATTTCCCTGAGTTGATTCAATTAGCTAATCAAGATAAGGAAGTTCGCAATTACGCTAAGGAAATTGTGGTTACTGTTGATGAGAATCGACCTATTTTAGATCAGATTATCTCCCAAGCACTGGTAGACTGGCAAGTAACTAGACTAGCTCAAATAGATAGAGATATACTTCAAATTGCTGTGGCTGAAATGAAATTCATGGAAGTTCCTCCCAGCATTGCCATTAATGAAGCGGTGGAGCTGGCTAAACGTTATAGTGGCGATGATGGACATCGATTTATTAATGGTGTTTTACGTCGGGTCACAGATCAAAAACAACCTGCTTAA